From the genome of Biomphalaria glabrata chromosome 17, xgBioGlab47.1, whole genome shotgun sequence, one region includes:
- the LOC129923598 gene encoding uncharacterized protein LOC129923598, producing the protein MQEKMDTLDIGIRTMQDKIDTLDSGIRTELVSVNQKKTTMEVTMNQRVDVVEKDIEELKVQVREGLSKAPVSNTGSMLPEVLVKINTGSMLPEGLVKMKPPVFDGSVSWSVYRRQFEAAAKVNKWGSEEEKATALVLALRGKASEVLQSIPNQQDYAVLVQAMELRYGDEHLQEVYRVQLKTRQQRVSETLQELKTDIERLAHLAYPTAAQEFFEVIVIDAFIDAVRDPELKKVIRVSGKRKASEALVYALSYEAAKNASINSHHGRRLEVQEEDLTQVLRRITEVLVEYKPSRSQGAHRATRVRCWNCGESGHIQRMCRRTPNQQEAIQHRSETGAWPGANGYQEN; encoded by the coding sequence ATGCAGGAAAAGATGGATACACTTGATATAGGGATTAGAACCATGCAGGACAAAATAGACACACTGGATTCAGGGATCAGGACTGAATTGGTATCGGTTAACCAGAAAAAAACCACGATGGAGGTCACGATGAACCAGAGAGTCGATGTGGTAGAAAAAGACATAGAAGAACTGAAAGTTCAAGTTAGAGAAGGGCTCAGCAAGGCGCCGGTGAGTAATACAGGATCAATGTTACCCGAAGTGCTTGTAAAGATAAATACAGGATCAATGTTACCCGAAGGGCTTGTAAAGATGAAACCCCCTGTGTTTGATGGGTCCGTCTCCTGGTCAGTCTACAGaagacagtttgaggcagcTGCTAAGGTCAACAAATGGGGCAGCGAGGAGGAAAAAGCGACCGCACTAGTATTGGCCCTTAGAGGAAAGGCTTCCGAAGTACTCCAATCCATTCCAAACCAGCAGGATTATGCTGTTCTCGTCCAGGCTATGGAGCTTCGATACGGGGACGAGCACTTACAGGAAGTTTATAGGGTCCAGCTGAAGACCAGACAACAGCGTGTCAGTGAAACCCTACAAGAGCTAAAGACGGACATTGAACGACTTGCCCATCTGGCATACCCCACAGCAGCACAGGAGTTCTTCGAAGTAATCGTCATTGATGCCTTCATCGATGCCGTTCGAGATCCAGAGCTAAAAAAGGTTATTAGAGTTAGTGGCAAGCGTAAGGCCAGCGAAGCCCTTGTGTACGCTCTGTCCTATGAAGCCGCTAAGAACGCATCCATCAACAGTCATCATGGTCGGAGACTGGAAGTTCAGGAAGAAGATTTAACACAAGTACTCAGACGGATTACGGAGGTTCTTGTAGAGTATAAGCCAAGCCGGTCACAGGGAGCTCATCGTGCGACCAGAGTCCGTTGCTGGAACTGTGGTGAATCTGGGCATATACAAAGGATGTGTAGAAGAACACCTAATCAGCAAGAAGCGATTCAGCACAGGTCAGAAACGGGTGCTTGGCCTGGAGCCAATGGCTATCAGGAAAACTAA